The window TCCACGGATTTGTTTGAACCTAAACGCTTCAGCAAAATCAAAACGATTCCCTCTTCGTTGAGCCATCCATCATCAACATTTTTACTTTGCATCAACTCTTTCAATCCCACAACCGCAAGCTTGaattcatcatcatttccATATTTGAGATGCAGTGCAATATCACAAACATTAATGCTAATCCgttcttcttcaatctcctCCACTCTCAAATCACATACAAACTCCGTGGTTCGACTCGAAGTCGAAGTCCAAGTCGAAGTTAAAGTCGAAGTTGGACTGCAACTCtcattaaatttcatattcatCAGTTCCTTATGCAGTTCTCCaatcttcattttgaactGTGTTGAAACCTCAACAGTAGCAAACAAGACAAGGCCCAAGGACCGCCCAAGATCATGAGCAATAGCTTCAACATGTCTCCTTTTTTCATTGCGGACTTTTATCAAACACTTAGCGCGCACTATCTCCTTCTCAAGTGATTCAACCGCTTTTCTGATTAATGGGGTATCCATAACCTTGTAATCATCCCTCAAATCACAGAAAACTGGTGGAATCCTTTCCAAAACAAGAGCTAATTCAATGAACATCTCTTTCTCCGTTTCAGAATTCCTGGATAATGAAACTAACTCATCAATAGACGCTATAATTTCAGAGACAACCTCAGAGAAGCTCCTGTTTTCCATGTTCTTCACCTTTCTCATCTCTAAATTCAGCTTCAAACACAAATCTAACAAGAAAATACCAAAATCTATAGAAATGATCAAAAGGGTCTGAAGAAGAATTCAAAGTAGAAGAACATTTAAATGGAAACTGAAAATGGGTGGCAagattttgaagttttgtgagaagaaaatacagagaagaaacaaaaagaagaaagcccAGAGACTTGCAGTTATATGACTCACTGTAGTTTGCATCGATGACTTCCAACTTTGAATTGTATAACGAATGATGAACATTAAACCCCATGCCTCACGTAATACTGatttggaaataaaaagaagaaaagttcatataatttaatatctatatatatatatatatatatttatgtggTGGGAGTATTTTGTGGGGCTTTTGGAAAATGATTGCAAttattctctattttaatttgttttttttttttccgtctCTTATACGATGGAAGACAACGACTCATCGTTGAccaagtattttatttttatttattttttctttaaaaaaattaataaattgtgTGGTTTGTTGTTcctagatttttttaaaatatatatttaatgcaACAAAACTTTGGAGATTTTTATGggttattatattaatttattataatttaatttaattttttcaaaaattaaatttataaacatagttttttaaaattagttttagcTTGTCTGTTTGTCTGTTACATATAAAACACATTAATTAGAGAGAGTTTTTCATAccgttataaggaatgtttcgtttcccctTTACAAcctatgtgggatcttacagtAGGCCAAAGCGTACAATATCTTTTAATAGTGGACTTGAgtagttacaaatgatattagggTTGGAAACATGTCCCTTgacatacgtgttttaaaattgtgctAACCGTACATAATGGACCAAAACGGACTGTATGTCTATTAGTGATAGATATGACGGTTACCTAAAgtctaattttgaaaattaaaatgaatttaaaaaatatgaaaacagtttattgattataataaatttttatatttcaatgagtactttttattattattattaatttcaattttaattaattttttaactagATTTTTATGGGCTAGTGTTATGTCAAGTCAAATTACCATGTTTAGCGAAATTAGTATAAGTTGTCAACATTTTAATAAAGACGTTGAcataattagaattaaaaattaagtaagtttcgaatttaatttataaataatatatttttaccatttttgaattttttaaatatatatatatatatatatatatatatttgaaagaattagattaatttgaaaattaatttgatatataattattaaacaagTGGCCAATTTGTAGGTCGCTCTCGtctctcaaaaaaaaaatattttttatattttaaaaaatacgacttagattatttaattaaataaagaaaaataagaataatttgGGTTCACACGTTATTGActgaaaatttattattgtttcaatatatatatatatatatatatatatttatttatttagttaaagaaaaaaaggtattAGTACAATAATTAATGAGgataaaaataactaaaataaaaaatagtaggTCATATTTACAACCATCTaattataaatctaaaaattaccACACCATTTAAGTAGGTTTGagtttaaattacaaaaatgccctttgaatgaaatattaaaattttgacctCGAAAGTTCATGAGCTATATGATCCTTAACGTTTTGATTGTTTTAGACGAAATGTGACATGACCCAGAAAAACATACAAGGAGACAATTGGAATTAATTGAACGAGAAAAATCATGTGGAGATATCAGTCTATATAAGATGATATACGGGTCGGTGAGAAACTCCTTGAAGAGTTGCCTATGAGAACCGGGACGAAAGACCCGAATATGAGTATATCTCAACTGATATAAacgatataaaatttttaattagaaatttatcaaaattaagtaTAAACATACTAATCAGCCAAAAAAAATCTTACGAGCAGTATAGCTCAATTGACATAAATCATGTACCatcaattcataaattaaatatttaaatctacCGCTAATGACAGGTATTTTAAAAGGTCAAACGgtaatacaaatataatttaatcaaataaaaattaatttttttttgtgaaatataaatctaatttttatgattttgaaaaaaaaaaagaattttacaaataatttattagaaataaagttttgttttttttttttactaaatttgtaatttaatatatattttaaaaaacaaaaataataaatattaaaaaaaaaaaaaagggaaataataatacaactaCCTGATTCTGATCTACAATTTGCCGCCAGTTTCGTTTCTGTCTTGCCACGAAGCCATAGCTTGGCGACCTTCTTGCATGTAAAATACGCCACGTGTAATAGACGACGGCGCCGGAGGAGGCGGCTGCGGCGGCGGCgatttcctctctctcttctctctctctctctcttcagaTCCTCGACGGAGCCATTTTTAAGGATTGTAATGTGTTAGCATAGCTCCTGGAATGGAAAAATGAATGCCGGAAGTTTGTTGGCTTCAGCGGCCGTTAACATCGGCTTAGCCTTCATAGTTCTCTCCATCTTCTCCATTCTCAAGAAGCAGCCATCAAATGCCGCCATATATTACGCTCGCCGTCTTTCGCTCGGCCAAACTATTTCATTTGAACCTTTCACTTTCCGTCGATTTCTCCCTTCCGTCACTTGGATTCCTCGGGCTTTTCGTGTATCGGAAGATGACATTCTCTCTTCTGGTGGCCTTGATGCCCTAGTTACCATCAGGCTCTTCAAATTAAGGTGCAATTTCTTCGCATTGTTACTTCTCATTTCGcttggttttgttttatttagaagatttgatcctCACGTCGTTTGAAATTGATTCAATCTTCCGATCGATTGTTTTGTAGTGATGGAATTGTGAGTTCTTCAATCATCATGGAATGAGaaagtattaatttaaacttaatcTGGTTTGCTTCTGGATGTAGCATAAATTTCTCTGTCGTATGCTCTGTTCTTGGGTTGGTGGTACTTCTCCCTGTAAATTACCTGGGCCAGGAGAAACCATCCAGGAGATACCATTCTCTGGATTCTTTCACAATATCCAATGTCCGTGAAGGATCTGATTGGTTAGTATAATTTCTCCCAACGTTTTCTGTCGTAGCTTAGAGGTTAATCTCTACTTcaactcttaattttttttattgaagttAAGTTAATGTCTTGTAAATTTTTGATATTAGAATCATATGAAATATGGAAGACCACCTATGGCTCATAATCTGATTAGTGGCTTATGATGAGCAGAGTTAAAATGAGCAGACAGTCAGTGGCTAATTGGTTCATTCTGTCAGTTGGCTTATAGTTTCGCCTGTTGTATACAAAATACTGCCATGGCTATATGGATAATGCATCCCATTCATTCTTTGAATCGACTAGAATAccattttaatctttttggtACTTCTAGAGAACACAGTACTACGAATCGACAAGAATTTAATTAGAAGATCGTGGACgtttaaattcaaaagaagtgGTGAAGCAATTTCTGCATTCACAGAAGTGAACAAACggaaagaatgaagaaaataatagtGTTCAATCAATCACATTCACACTCAATCATTGAGTTTAGTTTTGTACATAACTTAAATGCATTTGTTACAGTCTAACCAAACAAAGCAGATATAAGTACGTAACTGAAGAGGTGGAACCTGACAGAAGAGTTAGGGTCAGCTTAACTAacaatttctcttttttgatTTATGCCTTTTCCACAGGCTTTGGGTACATTTTTCATGCTCATgcttcatatcattttatggAATATACCTATTGCATAAGGTGACCTCTGACCCTGAAGAAGcatttatgtatatattagaTACGTGGAAAGCTAGAGTTAACTGCATCTATGACTTTGTTTCAGGAGTATAAGGGGATATTGGTTAAGAGAATTCAACAGCTTAAGAGCATGAGACAACGACCTGATCAGTTTACTGTTCTAGTTCGGGATGTTCCGTTATGCCTTGAACACAAGGCTCATGGGTGTAATGTTGAACATTTTTTCTCGAAGTATCATCCACATACTTATcattcttataaaatattatccgATGTCAAGGAGCTTGACCATTTGATGGTAATGTTTAAACTTGTTgagaatttgagaaatatttcttattttactccaatgtttttattaaaggcTTCTGATGTAGACAATTATTTTCAGAAGCAGGCAAAGTCTATCATGGGAAAGATtgaggaaggaagaaaaaagttcAGTTCTCAGAATGATAAGAGAGAACCCTTGCTCTCATATACATCTCAACAAAATGCTTTAAAAATAGCTCTCCTTGAGAAAAAGCTTCGGGGGTATCATGATATAATTCAGAATTTGCAGGTTCAAAGTGCATCTAAGAGCAAGGTAATTTTACCAGATTCAGTAATTAGATTTCAGTGGTAATCTATAATGTAGATTCTAGTATTGGAGGTTACTTGGTTATGATCATTCTTTTTACCTGCAAAGTTCGAAAAAATCTAGTCATTTTGTTATTCAGATGCTTTCTACTGATCAGTTGCTCTGTATTTGATATTCCCAGGGAAAAATAGTTCATCACATCTCTTTATGTTGAATGATAGTATTAGATGATAGTGTGTTATGCCTGCTAATACCCCAACCCTTCTGGTAACTAAAAGTCTGGGGATTCTTCAGGTACATAATACAACACAATACACTACTCTATATATTGATTCTTTCATATTCTGTAGGAGCTTCCCGTAGCCTTTATTACATTCAAGTCCCGTTTGGGTGCTGCATTGGCTTCACAGTCACAACATTCCTTAAATCCTCTTCTGTGGATCACTGAGTTGGCTCCAGAGCCAAGGGATGTGTCGTGGAAGAATTTGGCAATCCCTGTTAGACTATTGCCCCTTCATGAATTTGGAGTTATTGTTGGGGCATCTCTTCTTACAATTTTCTTTGCAATCCCAGTTACTGCTGTTCAAGGAATAGCCAAATTCGAGAAATTAAAGAAGTGGTTTCCACCAGCCATGGCAATAAACAtgatgtaattttatttttgtggcaTTTTTTGTCTTATGAATATAATCCCATATATTCACGTTGCTCTCCTTTTCAACTGACTCCTATTGTCCATTTtcatagtttttcttttccgttagtaaaaatatcatgtactatagttttatttatttttcatataacctttgatttcattttattgtGTATTATGATGACTAGAGGctcatattatatcattccACTTATAACCATACAAATAAGCAGTGAAAATTGATTCTTGTAGCTAAATAAAATCATACTTTTTCTGTTGATTGATTACTATTATTCAGATTTCTTTCCATATGGATCATCACTTCTTGAAAACTTTAAAGCTAGTGTAATTAtctgaaaatttgaatgaaacaTTCTGTCTCAACAACATATTGCTTCTtctatatattctttttacaCTGGATTCTCTTTCTGCTATCCTATTTATTAGATTTCGTTCATGAGGGGTCTAACATATCAATGTTTCTTCAGACCAGGGTTAAGCTCCATTGTGACAGGTTATCTTCCCAGTGCAATCCTAAATGGATTTATTTATGTGGTCCCTTTTGCAATGCTTGGGATGGCCAAGCTAGCAGGCTGTGTTTCAAGGAGTAAAGCGGAGATAAAAGCTTGtaacatgattttttattttctggtGGGAAATGTATtctttttgagtttgatatcAGGATCTTTActtgatgaaattgaagaatatcTTACACATCCTAAAAACTTCCCCAGTCATCTTGCAGGGGCTGTATCTGCTCAAGTATGCATTTATCTTGTTCATAATTTCTAACTGCTACTTTGCTTCCCTTTTGATAATATTGTTAGTTATAGGCAAAACTGTTCTAGAAATGACTACATATTTTTTCTGAGTGTACTTGattcttgaaatttatgaGCTTTCAATATTTAGATGCCCttcgttttttaaatttattgatatgaaTTTTGGTTGAACgttggtttctttttgttccaGGCTGATTTCTTTGCGACTTATATATTGACGAGTGGCTTATCTGGATTTTCTTTAGAGATTCTTCAACCTGGTTTACTATCTTGGGATCTTCTGAAGTCATGTATATGTTGCAatggaaaggagaaagaagcatATTTATACTCTCTTCCACACTCTAGAACTATCCCTtttatctctctcttcctACTGATTGGCATGGTATATGCAGTTGTTGCACCGTTGCTGCTTCCACTTCTCATTGGCTACTTCTGCTTGGGCTATGTTGTATATGTCAATCAGGTTAATGCTCTAACTAGTACCCCCaaatggtttttgttttatttgaacTCTAGCTTCTACCTTTTTAGgaacaatggtatgatattgtccactttgagcataagctctcatggctttgcttttagtttcccggaaaggcctcataccaatggagatatattccttacttataaacccatgatcaaccccttaattagccgatgtgggaccccaccaacaattctcaacaatcctctcctcgaacaaaatataccatagagcctcccatgaggcctatggagcctttgaacaaagtacaccaagtacaccttttgttcgacacttgagtcacttttgactacaccttcgaggctcacaattttttattcgacatttgaggattctattgacatgactaagttaagggcatgactctgatatcatgttaggaatcacaaatctccataatggtatcaTATACCTAACTTATTTTAAGGATACTTCTTGCAGATTAAAGACGTTTATGCAACTACTTACGACACATTTGGGCTATACTGGCCTCAAATTCATCGTCATATAATAATAGCGATCATTCTAATGCAAGTTACTATGATTGGTCTCTTCGGAGTGAAGTCCAAGCCAGCAGCTTCCATTTCCACAATTCCACTACCTCTGATAACTTTATACTTTAATGAGCACTGTAAGAGTCGATTTCTTCCTACATTCCACTGCTACCCAATACAGGTAACTACTACTACCTTGtgtatttttagtttttatttgaagtaGAATAGAACTTTCAATGGCGCCACCCTGAATCACATGCCTGtgatattgaattttatacTAGCTTTCTTAGTTTTGGCATGGAAGTTTCTAGTTTTGTCACCCAAAAAATACAGTGGTCTGAGAGGTTAAAGTAAGACTAAAATGTTCTAGACATTATACGGGAAACTAAGCCTAGGTTGCCTATGGTAAGGTTTGGTTAGGCAAAGAGATGTATTGGAACTAGCCTAACTGTTTGAGATGCAAATTATCCAACTTAAATGACTCAAATGATGAATCCACCTCAACCTAACAAAGTAATATTCAGGTTGTGCACCtccaatattttcattaaaaatttgaggaaGGAATAGCAAAATAATGGCATTTAACACTCTATTTGCCTACTTTTAACACTTCAATAATAAAAGAGTCATAAATTCAACTTGGTTTGATTCAAGGAGAACTCTATGTAGTTCAACTTCTTTAGATCTAATCTAATTTAGACAAGTTTATGTATCAACTCCACTGTATGACAAATTGATTGAGTATTTTGAGTCTCCTTAAAAGCTGCTGGAAAAATATCATAAGCTTTTCATAATGCTACATTTCTGCTCAGAGAACTGTGTCTAAGAAGCTAAAGAAGCAATATGTTGGTCGAACATGTCTCATAGTAGCtgtattatttaatcaatGGCACTCATAAGTTAAAGTTGTGTTAATTGCTTTGATCAGGAGGCTATGGAAAATGATGAACTTGATGAAAAGAGTGGTGATTTGGAAGTTAACTATGGAAAAGCAGCCGATGCTTATTGCCTGCCCTGCCTGCAGCCTCCGGACTTCTTACTGGCATCAGTGGCAACCTCCACACAGCCATTGGTAATTTCCACTTGATTTCAAGATTTTCCAATTTTGATAGACTTCTTTGTAGAATGTAGTTTAGAATAAGTTTTGTGGAAAAACTGATCTGAATTTGGCTCTGACCACCGTTTAGTAGTACTTTTTTTTGGCTACTTTTTGTTGTATAAACTTCAGGCTGAGTTTGAGCATTGAATGAGTAAAATTAGAGTGAAATGATCCAACCAACTCTACCGTTAGtcgatattattctctttgaactttcccttttgcGCTTCTCCtgtgctagggagaggcttccacacccttataaagaatgtttcattctctttctcaaccgatgtgggatctcacgatcttGAGCCTTAAAATCTCTCTCGTTAGAAGTTCATCTTCCAACTATCAAAttcgaattttttattttaggtcaaaattttgaaagagaatCTCCTAAAAATGATTGCCAAAAGataaatttatagaatttacGGCAGCCTCGTGAcgcaattaattttttttttttgcaaccTCAAAGAAATCGAGTAGCTATATGGTTGGAGTTTACGACTTGAATCCTTCATTCTCTAGTTCTTCTATTTACACCCAAGTAGCTCAATCTCATCATAATTCTTCCAAAAACCTGGGTTTTGCTCCAAATAATcatcataaacaaaacaacCAATTATAATTGTAAAAGCATACACAAAACTAGTAATAATCAAGTCCTAATGATAGCACACTTTTGTGCTATCAAATGCTCCCGAACTTAAACTTTTGTAAGTCCTCGAGCAAGAAAAGTGAATCAACAATTCCACGCATGTGACTTGAGTCTCAATGTTGgaagaaaatcaaacacaTCCTATCaccaagaaatttaaaatttaggttgTACAACTATGTTCTTGAGTTATAAGGAGACAAGAACCATAATCTTGTGGATGAATCATTGCCCTATAGTTAGAGCGAGATTTGTCCAACGATCCTCCGGATCTACGGAGGTAGATGATCGGAAGGTTGCATGGTAGTCTAACAAATAAACaatcagagtggcgcagcagaagcgtggtgggcccataatcCACAGGTTCTAGGATtgaaacctggctctgataaaAGGTTACGACCTTCGATACTTTGTTTTTCTATTCTAGCTTGACAGCTACTTTGAGGCTGGGGCTTTAGCTTTTTGGATGGCTTCAAATTAATGGGTGTTTTAAGAGTTGCTAATCCCACCAGATTTTTCTGCTTATAATTCATTAGCATTTAATCTAATTTCCGCCTCTCATTTATTATTCACtaatctcttctttttttcattactATGGGACAGTGAAATTAATGGAATAATCGAGACGTTTGGAATAACTTTTGAACTATTTAAAGAAGTCGAGAGGCGTTCGTTCGTATTGTCATAGCCATACATAAGAAGAAGTCGATATATTCACGAAGGTATTCGTTTTCTCATCACTTCTTAATTTGGGTgtaatcatcatcatactaggactaaatatcaatatcatcaaaattGTAAAATGCTCGGTTTTATAAATGTTCGAGGCTCAAAAGTTGCTTTATGTTAAAAGAAGTCGAGATGCGTTCGTTCGTATTGTCATAGCCATACATAAGAAGAAGTCGATATATTCACGAAGGTATTCGTTTTCTCCTCACTTCTTAATTTGGGTGTagccatcatcatcatgctACGACTAAATAtcaatatcatcaaaattataaaacgcTCGGTTTTATAAATGTTCAAGGCTCAAAAGTTGCTTTATGTTTGTCCTTTTATTACAACTGTGCCCCATGTTCTTTT is drawn from Cucurbita pepo subsp. pepo cultivar mu-cu-16 chromosome LG09, ASM280686v2, whole genome shotgun sequence and contains these coding sequences:
- the LOC111802197 gene encoding CSC1-like protein At3g54510, whose translation is MNAGSLLASAAVNIGLAFIVLSIFSILKKQPSNAAIYYARRLSLGQTISFEPFTFRRFLPSVTWIPRAFRVSEDDILSSGGLDALVTIRLFKLSINFSVVCSVLGLVVLLPVNYLGQEKPSRRYHSLDSFTISNVREGSDWLWVHFSCSCFISFYGIYLLHKEYKGILVKRIQQLKSMRQRPDQFTVLVRDVPLCLEHKAHGCNVEHFFSKYHPHTYHSYKILSDVKELDHLMKQAKSIMGKIEEGRKKFSSQNDKREPLLSYTSQQNALKIALLEKKLRGYHDIIQNLQVQSASKSKELPVAFITFKSRLGAALASQSQHSLNPLLWITELAPEPRDVSWKNLAIPVRLLPLHEFGVIVGASLLTIFFAIPVTAVQGIAKFEKLKKWFPPAMAINMIPGLSSIVTGYLPSAILNGFIYVVPFAMLGMAKLAGCVSRSKAEIKACNMIFYFLVGNVFFLSLISGSLLDEIEEYLTHPKNFPSHLAGAVSAQADFFATYILTSGLSGFSLEILQPGLLSWDLLKSCICCNGKEKEAYLYSLPHSRTIPFISLFLLIGMVYAVVAPLLLPLLIGYFCLGYVVYVNQIKDVYATTYDTFGLYWPQIHRHIIIAIILMQVTMIGLFGVKSKPAASISTIPLPLITLYFNEHCKSRFLPTFHCYPIQEAMENDELDEKSGDLEVNYGKAADAYCLPCLQPPDFLLASVATSTQPLVIST